From a region of the Desulfuromonas sp. KJ2020 genome:
- a CDS encoding TetR/AcrR family transcriptional regulator: MTTEPRTKTSTPETTRSLILDTALGLFSRNGYFNTSVQDIRKEADISIGSIYHHFASKEAIAKAIHHDLLTQMEEAMRNILAAHTSAYERCRAAVALLFSMADSQPAAMEFILNARHRDFMSDGVPICSSSPFALMKQMVQEGMDNGEIAIMDPIVAVTSLFGGPMRMVYLYLDGLIQDKVSLYFEPVWQCSWKSVSR, encoded by the coding sequence ATGACGACAGAGCCTAGAACAAAAACATCCACACCCGAGACGACCCGGAGTCTGATTCTCGATACGGCCTTGGGGCTCTTTTCCCGTAACGGCTATTTCAATACCTCCGTACAGGATATCCGCAAAGAAGCGGATATCAGTATCGGCTCCATCTATCACCATTTTGCCAGCAAAGAAGCCATCGCCAAGGCGATCCACCACGATCTGCTGACACAAATGGAAGAGGCCATGCGCAACATTCTGGCTGCGCACACCAGCGCCTATGAGCGCTGCCGGGCCGCAGTCGCTCTGCTGTTCTCCATGGCGGATAGCCAGCCGGCGGCCATGGAATTCATCCTGAACGCCCGCCACCGCGACTTCATGTCGGACGGCGTCCCCATCTGTTCGTCCAGCCCTTTCGCCCTGATGAAACAGATGGTTCAGGAAGGGATGGATAATGGGGAAATCGCGATCATGGATCCCATCGTGGCGGTCACCAGCCTGTTTGGAGGCCCCATGCGCATGGTCTATCTCTACTTGGACGGCCTTATCCAAGACAAGGTATCGCTTTATTTCGAACCGGTTTGGCAATGCTCCTGGAAATCGGTCAGCAGATAA
- a CDS encoding formate dehydrogenase subunit gamma translates to MKNSFVSRHDGAVRLTHWAVAISGLVLIFSGFGTMPLYGRFYVNELPGLSWSTNFLIQQVIHYMAAMIFTAAVFFHLVFHLRRREFAAVPRKGDVKESIEIIKAMVTDQEEPPNGKFLAEQRLAYAAMGLTSLLLITTGLIKVYKNTGVITLDPTFLQVVTLTHTLATMAFLGLFVAHLGAFLIKANRPLLPSMFTGKVRRDYAEHRHREWDI, encoded by the coding sequence ATGAAAAATAGTTTCGTATCGCGTCATGACGGGGCCGTGCGCCTGACCCACTGGGCCGTGGCCATCAGCGGCCTGGTTCTGATCTTTTCCGGCTTCGGCACCATGCCTCTGTACGGCCGCTTCTATGTCAACGAATTGCCGGGGCTGAGCTGGTCCACCAACTTCCTTATTCAACAGGTCATCCACTATATGGCCGCCATGATCTTCACCGCCGCCGTCTTTTTCCACCTGGTCTTTCATCTGCGTCGCCGTGAATTTGCCGCCGTCCCGCGAAAGGGGGATGTCAAAGAGAGCATCGAGATCATCAAGGCCATGGTGACAGACCAGGAAGAGCCGCCGAACGGCAAGTTTCTAGCCGAACAGCGCCTGGCTTACGCGGCCATGGGCCTCACTTCGCTGCTGCTCATCACCACCGGCCTGATCAAGGTCTACAAAAACACCGGCGTTATCACGCTGGATCCAACCTTTCTGCAGGTGGTGACCCTGACTCACACGCTGGCAACCATGGCCTTTCTCGGCCTGTTCGTCGCCCACCTTGGCGCATTTCTGATCAAGGCCAACCGTCCCCTTCTCCCCTCCATGTTTACGGGAAAGGTGCGCCGCGACTACGCCGAGCATCGCCACAGGGAGTGGGATATCTGA
- a CDS encoding ubiquinol-cytochrome c reductase iron-sulfur subunit: protein MEKFGRKRRYLLKALTFSGLALLVGKFLFPKAAPQQVLLEVPRADIPPDGALVFRQARVAVIRQGEEVFALDMTCTHLGCTVSVTPTNLVCPCHGSLFARDGAVLSGPADQPLRRLALEEHGDLLTIYSRKA, encoded by the coding sequence ATGGAAAAATTTGGTCGAAAGCGTCGATACCTCCTCAAAGCCCTGACCTTTTCGGGTCTGGCCCTGCTGGTCGGCAAGTTTCTCTTTCCCAAGGCCGCTCCGCAGCAGGTATTACTGGAGGTCCCCCGGGCTGACATCCCCCCCGATGGCGCCCTGGTTTTTCGCCAGGCCCGGGTGGCCGTCATCCGTCAGGGCGAAGAGGTGTTCGCCCTGGACATGACCTGCACCCATCTGGGCTGTACGGTGTCGGTCACCCCCACGAACCTGGTCTGTCCCTGTCACGGCAGTCTCTTTGCCCGCGATGGCGCCGTGCTCTCCGGCCCGGCCGACCAGCCCCTGCGGCGGCTGGCTCTGGAGGAGCACGGCGACCTGTTGACGATCTACAGCAGAAAGGCCTGA
- a CDS encoding cytochrome b N-terminal domain-containing protein, protein MYRDFIAHLFPRVVLRRNLRLTYTFCLGGLAFTAFLLLIATGLLLIFYYQPTPEKAFESILALERSVFLGGYIRSLHRICSHALLIFIFLHTLRVILTGAYRQPRELNWIIGFALLCLAVFAAYTGYLLPMDQLALWATQTGMELLATVPGGPALKRILVPDEVGGELSLLRFYALHIVFVPACMLALCLLHFYRIRRDKGVLPYL, encoded by the coding sequence GTGTATAGAGACTTCATTGCCCACCTCTTTCCCCGTGTGGTGTTGCGACGCAACCTGCGGCTCACCTATACCTTCTGCCTGGGGGGACTGGCTTTTACCGCCTTTTTGCTCCTCATCGCCACCGGTCTGCTGCTCATCTTCTACTATCAGCCGACTCCGGAGAAGGCCTTCGAGTCGATTCTGGCCCTGGAGCGCAGCGTCTTTCTGGGCGGCTATATCCGCAGCCTGCACCGCATCTGCTCCCACGCCCTGCTGATTTTTATCTTCCTCCATACCTTGCGCGTGATTCTCACCGGAGCCTACCGCCAACCGCGGGAGCTGAACTGGATTATCGGTTTCGCTCTGCTCTGTCTGGCCGTCTTCGCCGCCTATACCGGCTACCTGCTGCCCATGGATCAGCTCGCCCTGTGGGCCACGCAGACGGGGATGGAGCTGCTGGCCACGGTGCCCGGCGGCCCGGCGCTGAAACGGATTCTGGTGCCCGATGAGGTCGGCGGCGAGCTGTCGCTGCTGCGCTTTTACGCCCTGCATATCGTCTTTGTGCCGGCCTGCATGCTCGCACTCTGCCTGCTGCACTTTTACCGCATCCGGCGGGACAAGGGAGTATTGCCCTACCTATGA
- the extQ gene encoding selenite/tellurite reduction operon b-type cytochrome membrane protein ExtQ: protein MKKYVFSAEGFFPLIKRAAWVTCLVLMGLALLLPAPLQGPADIATVPNPVKSAWFLLWTQELVSYSKYLVYLIIAGALAFLLLPFLPGSPPASRARWFGRDQFLATTLCLVAFFGILTLTLIAMFFRGENWAFVLPF, encoded by the coding sequence ATGAAAAAATACGTCTTCAGCGCCGAGGGTTTCTTCCCTCTCATCAAACGCGCGGCCTGGGTCACCTGTCTCGTTCTCATGGGGCTGGCCCTGCTCCTCCCCGCTCCCCTGCAGGGGCCGGCCGACATCGCCACCGTGCCCAATCCCGTCAAATCCGCCTGGTTCCTGCTGTGGACCCAGGAGCTGGTGAGCTATTCCAAGTATCTGGTCTATCTCATCATCGCCGGTGCCCTGGCCTTTCTGCTGCTGCCTTTCCTGCCGGGATCGCCGCCGGCCTCCCGCGCGCGCTGGTTTGGCCGGGATCAGTTTCTGGCCACCACCCTCTGCCTGGTCGCCTTTTTCGGCATTTTGACCCTGACGCTGATTGCCATGTTTTTTCGAGGTGAAAATTGGGCTTTCGTGCTGCCGTTCTGA
- the extO gene encoding selenite/tellurite reduction operon b-type cytochrome iron-sulfur cluster-binding subunit ExtO: protein MARWIAALSALCLLGLSPGGAAVADPTTIRLSGAHAGLRCADCHEPGESASVRDGARECADCHDGYQGIFAQAMTTRSAEKAFVHGAFGGHDTDFFQKNCADCHVSSCADCHGGDIHTLARPTSDTCHRCHQGYFVGADFFGRAPRENHNRYQRGEIVDGQAYLKMRPDVHEEAGLSCGDCHSMQSLVDGRLSAKGCTDCHEPDPAIVEHRIAAHREQLECTACHASWAPQEYGSFFLRLGDNPNREYFNLKQNPAAEYVQSAYLRQQNAPPLGLNRRGKISPIRPQFIAFYSDLRQKDDPTRVENALVAAQWKAFFPHTIRRGTATCEACHDNPRRFLLEDPRDRIYELQRDGLPLPSFWSQEGQTLVNGQFMPKERYERLSTPTSTYTKAYVEKWKNLVESVDTSSKP, encoded by the coding sequence GCCGTGGCCGACCCCACGACAATACGCCTCAGCGGCGCCCACGCCGGTCTGCGCTGCGCCGACTGCCACGAACCGGGGGAGAGCGCCTCCGTGCGCGACGGGGCAAGGGAATGCGCCGACTGCCACGACGGCTATCAGGGCATCTTCGCCCAGGCCATGACCACCCGCAGTGCCGAAAAGGCCTTCGTGCACGGGGCGTTCGGCGGCCATGACACCGACTTTTTCCAGAAGAACTGCGCCGACTGCCACGTGAGTTCCTGCGCCGACTGCCACGGAGGGGACATCCACACCCTCGCCCGCCCGACCTCGGATACCTGCCACCGCTGCCACCAGGGCTACTTTGTCGGCGCCGACTTTTTCGGACGGGCCCCGCGCGAGAATCACAACCGCTACCAGCGGGGCGAGATCGTCGACGGCCAGGCCTATCTTAAAATGCGACCCGACGTGCACGAGGAGGCAGGGCTGAGCTGCGGCGACTGCCACAGCATGCAAAGCCTGGTGGACGGCCGTCTCAGCGCCAAGGGATGCACGGACTGCCATGAGCCCGACCCGGCCATCGTCGAGCACCGCATCGCCGCCCACCGGGAGCAGCTTGAGTGCACTGCCTGCCACGCCAGCTGGGCGCCCCAGGAATACGGCAGTTTTTTCCTGCGACTGGGGGACAACCCCAACCGCGAATACTTCAATCTCAAGCAGAACCCGGCCGCCGAATATGTGCAGAGCGCCTATCTGCGCCAGCAGAACGCACCCCCTTTGGGGCTGAACCGTCGCGGCAAGATCAGTCCCATCCGGCCCCAGTTCATCGCCTTTTACTCGGATCTGCGCCAAAAGGATGACCCGACCCGGGTGGAAAACGCCCTGGTCGCCGCCCAGTGGAAAGCCTTTTTTCCCCACACAATCCGGCGCGGCACGGCGACCTGCGAGGCCTGCCACGACAATCCTCGCCGCTTTCTGCTGGAGGATCCCCGCGATCGCATCTACGAACTGCAGCGCGACGGCCTGCCCCTGCCCTCCTTCTGGAGCCAGGAAGGGCAGACCCTGGTCAACGGTCAGTTCATGCCGAAAGAGCGCTACGAGCGGCTGAGCACGCCGACGTCCACCTACACCAAGGCTTATGTCGAAAAATGGAAAAATTTGGTCGAAAGCGTCGATACCTCCTCAAAGCCCTGA
- a CDS encoding cation:proton antiporter encodes MTEGSSFLEIASILGLATLLGIIGQKLRQPLIIMFLATGILAGPSGLGIIQSYHQIELLAHIGIALLLFIVGLKLDLHLIRTTGPVALATGLGQIIFTSIIGFAIALALDLSWLSATYVAVALTFSSTIIIVKLLSDKKEIDSLHGQIAIGFLIVQDIAAILALVGLTTLGSSVAGEGSPFLTALEIVAKGLGLLGVVALLMKFVLPGLTRRLAHSLELLTLFAIAWAVFLGAGSELLGFSKEVGAFLAGVSLASTDYRDAIGGRLTGLRDFLLLFFFIDLGSRLEWSTVGSQLGSSVVFSLFVLIGNPLIVLIIMGWMGYRRRTSFLAGLTVAQISEFSLIVAALGLSLGHISNETVGLITLVGVVTIFISTYMILYSAPLYNVLSAPLTIFERRNPYRESAIDTLKESIPVDVILFGLGNYGSGLAEYLLRRQKAVMGIDFDPGALDSWRQRGLPVIYGDMADPDIHEYLPLHKARWVISAVRDKAMNLALIHNLKKEGYAGKVALTATTAAEVREFEKVGAHLIFRPFVDATEQAADALTYAMELLPSSIDWPVSFLEVRIKSDAAVAGETIRDLPLTSTTGISILAVSRGGRVHYEPTPDFRIYPADRLLIMGSPAELKEAEMTLNQLAAPEKAQEGDHFELAEIRVASDSSLSGKSLAELRFRQTYGVTLVGIRRGQESIMSLQSEERLQGGDNLIVIGKVTAIQQLRGQEPL; translated from the coding sequence ATGACAGAAGGAAGCTCTTTTCTCGAAATCGCCTCGATCCTTGGCTTAGCCACTCTTCTTGGCATTATCGGCCAAAAGCTGCGCCAGCCTCTCATCATCATGTTTCTGGCCACCGGCATCCTGGCCGGGCCTTCCGGTCTCGGCATCATTCAGAGCTATCACCAGATCGAACTGCTGGCCCACATCGGCATCGCTCTGCTGCTCTTCATCGTTGGCCTCAAGCTCGATCTGCACCTGATCCGCACGACCGGCCCCGTCGCGCTGGCCACGGGACTGGGTCAGATCATCTTCACCTCCATCATCGGTTTTGCCATCGCCCTGGCCCTGGATCTCTCCTGGCTGAGCGCCACCTACGTGGCCGTAGCCCTGACCTTTTCCAGCACCATCATCATCGTCAAACTGCTCTCCGACAAAAAGGAGATCGACTCCCTGCACGGCCAGATCGCTATCGGTTTTCTTATCGTGCAGGATATCGCCGCCATCCTGGCCCTGGTCGGCCTCACCACCCTGGGTTCCTCGGTCGCCGGCGAGGGCTCTCCTTTTCTCACCGCGCTGGAGATCGTCGCCAAGGGCCTGGGGTTACTGGGGGTCGTCGCCCTGCTCATGAAGTTCGTCCTCCCTGGCCTGACCCGACGTCTGGCCCACTCCCTTGAACTGCTGACCCTCTTCGCCATCGCCTGGGCGGTCTTTCTCGGGGCCGGCAGCGAACTGCTTGGCTTCAGCAAAGAGGTAGGCGCTTTCCTCGCCGGCGTGTCCCTGGCCTCCACCGACTACCGCGACGCCATCGGCGGGCGCCTCACTGGGCTGCGTGATTTTCTGCTACTCTTCTTTTTTATCGACCTCGGCTCCCGCCTGGAATGGTCCACGGTCGGCTCCCAGCTGGGATCGTCCGTGGTCTTCTCCCTCTTCGTCCTCATCGGCAACCCCCTGATCGTCCTTATCATCATGGGCTGGATGGGTTACCGACGCCGCACCAGTTTCCTGGCCGGACTCACGGTGGCCCAGATCAGTGAATTTTCCCTTATCGTGGCCGCCCTGGGCTTGAGTCTCGGCCATATCAGCAACGAAACCGTCGGTCTGATCACCCTGGTCGGCGTGGTCACCATTTTCATCTCCACCTACATGATCCTCTATTCTGCTCCCCTCTATAATGTCCTGTCGGCTCCTTTGACGATCTTCGAACGGCGCAACCCGTACCGGGAGTCGGCCATCGACACCCTCAAGGAGAGCATTCCGGTCGATGTCATCCTCTTCGGCCTGGGCAACTATGGCAGCGGCCTGGCCGAATACCTGCTGCGTCGCCAGAAGGCGGTGATGGGGATCGACTTTGATCCTGGCGCTCTGGACAGCTGGCGCCAACGGGGACTGCCGGTTATCTATGGCGATATGGCCGACCCGGACATCCACGAGTATCTGCCACTGCACAAAGCACGCTGGGTCATCAGCGCCGTGCGGGACAAGGCGATGAATCTGGCCCTGATCCACAATCTCAAAAAAGAGGGGTATGCGGGCAAGGTGGCCCTTACCGCCACGACGGCAGCAGAAGTACGTGAGTTTGAAAAAGTCGGCGCGCATCTGATTTTCCGCCCCTTTGTCGACGCCACCGAGCAGGCTGCCGACGCCCTGACTTACGCCATGGAGTTGCTGCCATCCAGCATCGACTGGCCGGTTTCCTTTCTGGAGGTGCGGATCAAGTCAGATGCGGCCGTAGCCGGAGAGACGATCCGCGACCTTCCCCTGACTTCGACCACGGGGATTTCGATTCTGGCGGTCAGCCGCGGCGGGCGCGTCCACTATGAACCAACTCCGGATTTTCGTATCTACCCGGCCGATCGTCTTCTCATCATGGGATCGCCGGCCGAACTCAAGGAAGCGGAGATGACCCTGAACCAGCTGGCGGCGCCGGAAAAGGCACAGGAAGGAGACCATTTCGAACTGGCAGAAATCCGCGTGGCCTCCGATTCGAGCCTTTCCGGCAAGTCGCTGGCCGAGTTGCGCTTTCGGCAGACCTACGGCGTCACCCTGGTCGGTATCCGTCGCGGGCAGGAATCCATCATGAGCCTCCAGTCGGAGGAGCGTCTGCAAGGCGGCGACAATCTTATTGTGATCGGCAAGGTTACCGCTATTCAGCAGTTGAGGGGACAGGAGCCCCTTTAA
- the extS gene encoding selenite/tellurite reduction operon c-type cytochrome lipoprotein ExtS, whose protein sequence is MGFRAAVLILCLLALPIGASNAAGQPLCLRCHETHYDSQGTCTDCHRGHPGTMRREIAHDRFVPGRHATFSLTDSAVVKRGATLADQAGCRRCHTLGGKGTTLASNLDRTAAVTPPLELEESIRQPVALMPNFRFGPEDLAALVTLLLKEGTAVPPSVAETPLVIHFEKAGAASENIFAKRCGGCHRALTVKEGGLGEGETAPNLSGLLTPYYPRSLEKPGKEAPWSEQDLEKWLKNPRKLRPLTRMLPIVFKDGEFSQLVQTLDIPPLSPLEAVSP, encoded by the coding sequence TTGGGCTTTCGTGCTGCCGTTCTGATTCTTTGTCTGCTGGCTCTGCCCATCGGCGCCTCCAACGCAGCCGGTCAACCCCTGTGCCTGCGCTGTCATGAGACTCACTACGACAGCCAGGGCACCTGTACCGACTGCCATCGCGGGCACCCCGGCACCATGCGCAGAGAGATCGCCCACGACCGCTTCGTGCCCGGCCGCCATGCCACCTTCAGCCTGACCGACTCTGCCGTGGTGAAGCGCGGCGCTACCCTGGCCGACCAGGCCGGTTGCCGGCGCTGCCACACCTTGGGTGGCAAGGGCACCACCCTGGCCAGCAATCTCGACCGCACCGCCGCCGTCACACCGCCGCTGGAGCTGGAAGAGAGCATCCGCCAGCCCGTGGCCCTGATGCCGAACTTCCGTTTCGGGCCGGAGGATCTTGCCGCCCTGGTGACGCTGCTGCTCAAAGAGGGGACAGCGGTCCCGCCATCGGTCGCCGAGACGCCGCTGGTCATTCACTTTGAGAAAGCAGGCGCCGCCTCGGAAAACATCTTCGCCAAACGCTGTGGCGGTTGTCACCGCGCCCTCACCGTAAAAGAGGGTGGACTCGGCGAGGGGGAAACGGCCCCCAACCTCTCGGGCCTGCTCACCCCCTATTATCCGCGCAGCCTGGAAAAACCCGGCAAGGAGGCCCCTTGGTCTGAACAAGACCTGGAAAAATGGCTCAAAAATCCCCGCAAACTTCGCCCCCTCACCCGCATGCTGCCCATCGTCTTCAAAGACGGCGAGTTTTCCCAACTCGTGCAGACCCTGGACATCCCCCCCCTATCACCGCTGGAAGCGGTCTCGCCCTGA
- a CDS encoding 4Fe-4S dicluster domain-containing protein, whose translation MKFSRRSFLAGVAAATAATVVPKGRAQAALADDSYATLIDLTRCDGCPGKDTPACVSACRRHNASRFPEPDPAMLKDYWPQKSHEDWSGRRELTERLTPYNWLFVQKVTVEVDGQPQELTIPRRCMHCDNPPCVKLCPFGTAKKDKDGPVHIDPSLCFGGAKCRTVCPWDVPQRQAGVGVYTYLDPAPVGGGVMYKCDLCRDDLARGEKPACMTACPQGAMHIGHRQDILRQAEALAVSYSGHLYGKTEHGGTATLYVSKVPFDQIDAALRQGTDSAKVMRLHSPENALEKQSTLAKAALLAPVAGVVGAFAATVSKREKNDEK comes from the coding sequence ATGAAATTTTCCCGCAGAAGTTTTCTGGCCGGCGTGGCTGCGGCCACCGCGGCCACGGTCGTTCCCAAGGGCCGGGCACAGGCGGCTCTTGCCGACGATTCCTACGCCACCCTGATCGATCTGACCCGCTGCGACGGCTGTCCCGGCAAGGACACGCCAGCCTGTGTGTCGGCCTGCCGCCGGCATAACGCCTCCCGCTTTCCCGAGCCCGATCCGGCCATGCTCAAGGATTACTGGCCCCAGAAATCCCACGAGGACTGGAGTGGCCGTCGCGAGTTGACGGAACGCCTGACTCCCTACAACTGGCTCTTTGTGCAGAAGGTCACCGTCGAAGTCGATGGCCAGCCACAGGAACTGACCATCCCGCGCCGCTGCATGCACTGCGACAATCCGCCCTGCGTCAAGCTCTGCCCCTTTGGCACCGCCAAGAAGGACAAGGACGGACCGGTGCACATCGATCCCTCCCTCTGCTTCGGCGGCGCCAAGTGTCGCACCGTCTGCCCCTGGGATGTCCCTCAGCGTCAGGCCGGCGTTGGGGTCTACACCTATCTCGACCCCGCTCCCGTCGGCGGCGGCGTCATGTACAAATGCGACCTCTGCCGCGACGATCTGGCCCGGGGCGAAAAGCCCGCCTGCATGACGGCCTGTCCGCAGGGCGCCATGCACATCGGCCATCGCCAGGATATTCTGCGACAGGCAGAGGCGTTGGCCGTTTCTTACTCCGGTCACCTTTACGGCAAAACGGAGCACGGCGGCACCGCGACCCTGTATGTCTCTAAAGTGCCCTTTGACCAGATCGATGCCGCCCTGCGGCAAGGAACTGATTCCGCCAAGGTCATGCGCTTGCATAGCCCCGAAAACGCCCTGGAGAAGCAGAGTACCCTGGCCAAGGCGGCCCTGCTCGCCCCGGTGGCCGGCGTCGTCGGCGCCTTTGCCGCCACGGTATCAAAAAGGGAGAAGAACGATGAAAAATAG